The genomic DNA CCCGGCGTCCCCGAAGAGCACGGCGGTGGCCCGATCGTTCCAGTCCAGGATTTTGGAGAGGGCCTCCGCCCCCACCACCAGGACCTTCCGGGCCAGGCCCGCCTCCACCAGGGCATGGGCTTGGGCTAGGGCGTAGATCCATCCCGGGCAACCGGCCAGCAGGTCATAGGCGAAGCCCTGGATGCCAAAGCGGGCCTGGACCAAGGCGGCGGTGTCGGGGAAAAGGGCATCGGGGGTGTTGGTGGCCACGATGACCCCGTCCACTTCCTCCAAAGCCCCCGGGTGCCGCTTGAGGAGGTCCTCCACCGCCTGGAAGGCCAGGTCCGAGGTGTACTCGTCTTCGGCAGCAATATGCCTTTCCCGGATGCCGGTGCGGGTCACGATCCACTCGTCCGAGGTGTCCAAATAGGCCTCAAAGTCCTCGTTCCTCATGACCCTCTCGGGGACGTAAGCCCCCAGGGCCAGGATGCCGCTCATGCCTGACCTCCCGTCATGGGCACCACTATACCCACTGGCAGTGAAAAAAGTTGAGGCCCCGGGTTTAGGGGCCCCTTATCTTGACCCGGTCTAGACTTCCAGGACCTTGCGCCCGTCGTAGTAGCCGCACTCCGGGCAGACGGTGTGGGGGGGTTTGGGCGCCTTGCACTCGGGGCAGGGTACCAGGGTCGGGGGGGTCAGGGCGTGGTGGCTCCTACGGGCATCGCGCCGTGCCTTAGAGGTCTTCTTCTTGGGTACAGGGTGCTTGGCCATCTCCAGTCCTCCAGGGGGGCTAAAGCCCCCGCTAAACCCCTGGTAGTATAGCAGACCCGCTAGAGTTCGGGAAGGAGGTCCTTAAGGCCCAAGAAGGGGTGGTGGACCTCCGGCTCGTGGCCGCAGTCCACCAGGTTGCGGTCTGCCCCGCACACGGGGCAGAGGCCCTTGCACCCCTCCTGGCACAAGACGGTGTAGGGCATTTCGGTGACGAAGGCCTCGGTGAGGAAGGGAAGAAGGTCCAAGTCGGGCTCGCCAAAGGTGTAGTACTCCTCCTCCGCCTCCTCGTGGAAGACCACCTCGCCCAGGCCCTGCTGGTAGCGCAAAAGGTGCTGGAAGTGGGCGTGGATGGGGGTAGGGGTGGGCTTGAGGCAGCGGCGGCACTCCATGAGGGCCACGCCCTCCACCTCACCCGAAAGCCAGTACTCGTCCCCGCCCACGGCGGAAACCGCCACCTTCCAGGTGGCCTCGCCTTCCAAGGGGAAGCGCTCCTCACCTACCCAAAAGGCTTCCTGCACCACCCCTGTGGCGCGAACCGTTCCTCCTTCTCGCAAGAGGCGGGCCAGATTGATGCTTGCCACCTCGCGGTATTCCATCCTTCTAAGTATAGCGCTCCCCCCTCCTTTCTCCTAGAGGGGAGGCATAAAGTTCCCAAGCGGTGCATGGCCTTTTCTGCTACCATGCCCCCCATGGAGCGGGTAGCCATCGTGGGTGTGCCCATGGACCTAGGGGCTGGGCGGCGCGGGGTGGACATGGGACCTTCGGCCCTGCGCTATGCCCGGCTTGCCGAGGAGCTCGAGGCCCTGGGGCTCCTGGTGGAGGATCTCGGGGATATCCGGGTTCCCGTGGCGGAGACCCTTAGGAGAAGGGGGAACCGTTCAGAGAGGGAGAACTATTTGGAAGAAATCCGCCAGGCAGCCCTGGAGCTCAAGGAAAGGCTGCGCTCCTTGCCGGAGGGGGTGTTCCCCATCGTGATGGGGGGGGACCATTCCTTGAGCATGGGGTCGGTGAGCGGGGTGGCCCGGGAGCCCCTGGGGGTAGTCTGGGTGGATGCCCACGCGGACTTCAACACCCCGGAAACCAGCCCCAGCGGCAACATCCACGGCATGCCCCTGGCGGTGCTCTGCGGCCTGGGGCATCCCCGCCTGACCGAGGCCTTCCAGGCGGTGGACCCCAAGCGGGTGGTCCTGGTGGGGGTAAGGAGCCTAGACCCCGGGGAGAAGCGTCTCCTTAAGGAAATGGGGGTTACCGTGTACACCATGCACGAGGTGGACCGCCTAGGGGTGGCCCGCATCGCCGAGGAGGTTTTGGAAAGGCTTGCTGGCCTTCCCCTTCACGTGTCCCTGGACGCCGACGTCCTGGACCCCACCCTGGCCCCCGGGGTGGGGACCCCGGTCCCGGGGGGGCTTTCCTACCGGGAGGCGCACCTGCTCATGGAAATCCTAGCCCATTCGGGCCGGGTGCGAAGCCTGGACCTGGTGGAGGTGAACCCCATTTTGGACGAGCGCAACCGCACGGCGGAGATGATGGTGGGCCTGGCCCTGAGCCTTTTAGGGAAACGTATCCTTTAGGGATTGACGCTAGGGGTTGTGCCGGCTAGCGTATCCCCATGAAAGCGCGCTGGTGGGTGGGGCTTCTCCTCCTCATAGTGTTGGGAGGCTACCTGGCCCTTTCGCCTTACGGGGCTCCAGGGGGCCATTGAGCGCCGGGATGCGGCGGCACTGGAGCGGTACGTGGGCTTTTCCCCGGGTTAGGGAAGGCCTCGAGGCTGACCTCAACGCCGCCATGGTGA from Thermus albus includes the following:
- the rpmF gene encoding 50S ribosomal protein L32, encoding MAKHPVPKKKTSKARRDARRSHHALTPPTLVPCPECKAPKPPHTVCPECGYYDGRKVLEV
- a CDS encoding YceD family protein, whose amino-acid sequence is MEYREVASINLARLLREGGTVRATGVVQEAFWVGEERFPLEGEATWKVAVSAVGGDEYWLSGEVEGVALMECRRCLKPTPTPIHAHFQHLLRYQQGLGEVVFHEEAEEEYYTFGEPDLDLLPFLTEAFVTEMPYTVLCQEGCKGLCPVCGADRNLVDCGHEPEVHHPFLGLKDLLPEL
- the rocF gene encoding arginase, which encodes MPPMERVAIVGVPMDLGAGRRGVDMGPSALRYARLAEELEALGLLVEDLGDIRVPVAETLRRRGNRSERENYLEEIRQAALELKERLRSLPEGVFPIVMGGDHSLSMGSVSGVAREPLGVVWVDAHADFNTPETSPSGNIHGMPLAVLCGLGHPRLTEAFQAVDPKRVVLVGVRSLDPGEKRLLKEMGVTVYTMHEVDRLGVARIAEEVLERLAGLPLHVSLDADVLDPTLAPGVGTPVPGGLSYREAHLLMEILAHSGRVRSLDLVEVNPILDERNRTAEMMVGLALSLLGKRIL